A part of Biomphalaria glabrata chromosome 3, xgBioGlab47.1, whole genome shotgun sequence genomic DNA contains:
- the LOC106055479 gene encoding coiled-coil domain-containing protein 170-like, with protein sequence MSYINSGKDTNGLPAINSARRIKILEDELQWFKMRESAGSGISGRVTPVGILKYDNKYDGSETRRQINELQDQVRNFREELKKKDNLIQHLVSLESAPKVPRAPDSYRLDSLYLGERSAVDMTRSELAAVQVKLDRAQAQIADFQREMESRDIKIKELQHLLDSSRETENRLGSMVASLRDKLAEYESRAGSYETVANRGEFTISTLQRENRELSDKIVDLEQRLRKKTEDHELAESKLVTEGRRHNELLSQISSLLYTEDLTDPYGPSVDIVIRKLNDIIQENAMLKGKIMTMNEHLNETQLETKASRETIMRLVSEVGREQKHATRYTSDIENLRLERDNALAARRDLEREIDLLKERLDASHRALEATKNELQLKENRFSSLDRDLREKTHNVRSASTQFDLFREQLANLLSSADINVVPSEENVKESVRHLVTDRKELTLRLDEYENRVKHLTEQLDNELTIHRDMAQRCKRFEVEAADLAERLRSAEAELAAGDCLRDGFKFDKEKYLRGLQKLGEIMKMDRISLDLGLDLTMDALIARAEQLMKLEADALADKTSHVYNLQRKIKALKEQLESKDLHIDLLRKKMTNLEERMHGRIDIEKQRESESIRVQKLEKLVEKYKLQLQDSRHEVQNLKAQLLGSSELKVRTLEQRKDIEELAKQIEELEEIRKRQSRKISELKSTVDNTETTFQEKKVASENAVQALSSELRTTKNALDTLKYREKQLVDFRTVVARMLGLDINTLAVPDYEIITRLEKLIQAHHATTFSTLSLEDALQGVHEGSAPLFHNTIDATDPVIARSRERSRRKAAKLRTRARSVSPMRRDPRIY encoded by the exons CTTCAAGACCAAGTCAGAAATTTCCGTGAAGAgttgaaaaagaaagataacttaATTCAGCATCTTGTTAGTTTGGAGTCAGCCCCTAAAGTTCCCAGAGCACCTGATTCATATAGA TTAGACAGTCTCTATCTTGGAGAACGTTCTGCTGTAGACATGACCAGAAGTGAGTTAGCAGCAGTACAGGTGAAACTAGACAGAGCCCAAGCTCAG ATTGCAGACTTTCAGCGAGAAATGGAATCAAGAGACATCAAAATCAAAGAACTGCAGCATTTACTTGACAGTAGCAGGGAGACAGAAAACCGCCTTGGTAGCATGGTGGCATCCTTAAGAGATAAACTGGCTGAGTACGAGTCAAGAGCAGGTTCTTACGAAACTGTAGCTAACAGAGGAGAGTTTACCATTTCCACTCTTCAAAGAGAAAACAGGGAATTGAGTGATAAAATAGTAGACTTGGAACAAAGGCTACG GAAGAAGACAGAAGACCATGAGTTGGCAGAGTCAAAGCTGGTAACTGAAGGGAGACGACATAATGAACTTCTCAGTCAGATTAGTTCTTTGTTATACACTGAAGACTTAACAGATCCTTATGGTCCATCTGTAGACATTGTTATACGCAaa TTGAATGATATCATTCAAGAGAATGCCATGTTGAAAGGCAAAATAATGACAATGAATGAACATTTAAATGAAACTCAGCTTGAAACTAAAGCCAGCAGGGAGACAATTATGAGGCTTGTGTCTGAAGTTGGTCGTGAACAGAAACATGCCACAAGATACACCAGTGATATAGAGAACCTGAGACTG gaaAGGGATAATGCTCTTGCTGCTCGTCGTGATCTTGAAAGAGAAATTGACCTTCTTAAAGAGCGTCTTGATGCTAGTCACAGGGCTTTGGAGGCCACCAAGAATGAGCTCCAACTTAAAGAGAACAGATTCAGTTCCTTGGACAGAGACCTTAGAGAAAAGACTCACAATGTTCGTTCAGCTAGCACGCAATTTGACCTTTTCCGTGAACAACTTGCCAACCTTTTGAGCTCAGCTGACATCAATGTTGTTCCCAGTGAAGAAAATGTCAAAGAGTCTGTACGCCATCTTGTTACTGACCGCAAAGAGTTAACTTTG CGTCTGGATGAGTATGAGAACCGAGTCAAGCACCTGACAGAGCAGTTAGATAATGAGCTAACCATACATCGTGATATGGCTCAAAGATGCAAGAGGTTTGAGGTTGAGGCAGCTGACTTGGCTGAGCGCTTACGTAGTGCTGAGGCTGAGCTGGCTGCTGGAGATTGTCTCAGGGATGGTTTCAAGTTTGATAAAGAAAAG tatttacGTGGCCTACAGAAACTGGGTGAAATCATGAAAATGGATAGAATTTCTCTTGACCTTGGATTAGACCTGACAATGGATGCATTGATTGCACGAGCTGAACAGTTGATGAAGTTGGAAGCAGATGCCCTGGCAGATAAAACATCACATGTTTATAACCTTCAGCGCAAA ATAAAAGCACTGAAAGAGCAACTTGAGAGCAAAGACCTTCACATTGACCTACTAAGAAAGAAGATGACCAATTTGGAAGAGCGTATGCATGGCAGAATCGACATTGAAAAGCAGAGAGAATCAGAGAGTATCAGGGTGCAGAAATTGGAGAAATTAGTTGAGAAATACAAACTTCAGTTGCAAGACTCCAGACATGAAGTTCAGAACTTGAAAGCTCAATTACTAGGCTCTAGTGAACTAAAG GTGCGAACTCTTGAACAGCGTAAAGACATTGAAGAACTTGCCAAACAGATTGAAGAGTTGGAAGAAATACGCAAACGTCAGTCTAGAAAGATATCAGAGTTGAAATCTACTGTGGACAACACAGAGACAACCTTCCAGGAGAAGAAAGTGGCTTCTGAGAATGCAGTGCAGGCTTTGAGTAGTGAGCTGAGAACCACCAAGAATGCTCTAGACACATTGAAGTATAGGGAGAAACAG CTGGTAGATTTCCGAACTGTTGTGGCTCGAATGTTGGGCTTAGATATCAACACATTGGCTGTTCCAGATTATGAGATCATCACCAGGTTAGAAAAGTTGATCCAGGCTCATCATGCTACAACCTTCTCCACACTGTCTCTGGAAGATGCTCTGCAAGGTGTGCATGAAGGGAGTGCACCACTCTTCCACAACACCATTGATGCCACAGATCCTGTTATCGCCAGATCTAGAGAACGCTCCAGAAGAAAAGCTGCAAAGCTTCGAACCCGAGCACGATCTGTGTCCCCCATGAGACGTGATCCTAGGATATATTAG